The Chryseobacterium geocarposphaerae genome has a window encoding:
- a CDS encoding YdeI/OmpD-associated family protein: MKNQSVQFNAIIQQNGEMNAAFVEFPFSTIELFDKKGQVKIKALFDDKVEYRGSLVKMKSDCHILGLTQEIRKQLNKTFGDNVSVSLIEDKEERTVEIADDISSIFNENEEAKILFDKMSYTHRKEYIRWIEEAKKPETRENRKIKMIQMILNGKKGI; encoded by the coding sequence ATGAAAAATCAGTCTGTACAATTTAATGCAATCATTCAACAAAACGGAGAAATGAATGCCGCTTTTGTAGAATTTCCTTTTTCGACAATAGAACTTTTTGATAAGAAAGGACAAGTAAAAATAAAAGCTCTTTTTGATGATAAGGTAGAATACCGTGGAAGTCTGGTAAAAATGAAATCAGACTGTCATATTTTAGGCTTAACACAAGAAATCAGAAAGCAGTTAAATAAAACATTTGGCGACAATGTATCCGTTTCTTTAATTGAGGATAAAGAAGAACGAACTGTTGAAATAGCTGATGATATTTCTTCGATTTTTAATGAAAACGAAGAAGCCAAAATTCTATTTGACAAAATGAGCTATACCCACAGAAAAGAATATATCCGCTGGATCGAAGAGGCTAAAAAACCCGAAACAAGGGAAAACAGGAAGATAAAAATGATTCAGATGATTCTAAATGGAAAGAAAGGAATATAA
- a CDS encoding S46 family peptidase, which yields MKRILLLFTFLLSFAQMRADEGMWLLMLIKRLNGVDMQKEGLHLTPEEIYSVNNSSLKDAVVSFGGFCTGEIVSDKGLIFTNHHCGYGAVAAASTPEKDYLKNGFWAMKQKDEFNAKDLYVRFLVRMDDATQRINSKLNNKMTGAERKAVIDAETKAIQTENSENGKYTVVVRDFFNGNEFYYFVYQDYKDIRLVGAPPSSLGKFGGDTDNWEWPRHTADFTVFRVYADAAGNPAEFSPNNVPLKPKHFLPVSLKGVKPGDFSMILGYPGRTNRYLTSYGIQQMVNKDYPAWVEASKLAMDVMKKYMDKDKATQLNYASQYASVANYWKNRQGTIDAVDKNGTISDKQNIEKTYRVWSMQAGNEEYDGVLEDIDAYYKQVSDRNVERNYATQLTRNAKYISLALQVGSVLKAYAAQDMAGRLAMKAKTEAALKAAYENFNPSLEGEMLSSMVALYQARVTNKNVASATLLGLDAKNLSNVAYSSIFANKTSATNFLLNPDALKLDADQLWKIANGVVADQKLVTESYSKVDENFAKNNRLFLAGLMKAMPGKKFYPDANSTMRLTYGTVDKLPIRTDRNYFGITDNYYTDMTGLVGKYKKGDEEFDLPQRVIDLYNLKDFGQYADAKGYMPVNFLSNNDITGGNSGSPVIDGDGNLIGIAFDGNSEALSGDIVFEPEWQKTINVDVRFVLWTIDKYAGARRLIDELKLVRDENTPADTKTKNSGTTTLPTKTKKK from the coding sequence ATGAAAAGAATACTTCTACTATTCACTTTCTTATTGAGTTTTGCTCAAATGAGGGCCGATGAAGGGATGTGGCTCTTAATGCTCATCAAAAGACTTAATGGTGTTGACATGCAAAAAGAAGGTTTGCATTTGACTCCTGAAGAAATTTATTCCGTTAATAATTCCAGTTTAAAAGACGCTGTCGTAAGTTTTGGTGGTTTCTGTACAGGAGAAATTGTTTCTGATAAGGGTCTTATTTTTACGAATCACCATTGTGGTTATGGAGCCGTTGCCGCTGCTTCTACTCCGGAAAAAGACTATTTAAAAAATGGTTTCTGGGCGATGAAACAGAAAGACGAGTTTAATGCAAAAGATCTATATGTTAGATTTTTGGTTAGAATGGATGATGCTACGCAAAGAATCAATTCTAAGCTTAACAATAAAATGACCGGAGCAGAGAGAAAAGCTGTTATTGATGCTGAGACAAAGGCAATTCAGACGGAAAACTCTGAGAACGGAAAATACACTGTAGTAGTAAGAGATTTCTTCAACGGAAATGAATTCTATTATTTCGTATACCAAGATTATAAAGATATCAGATTAGTAGGCGCACCACCTTCATCATTAGGAAAATTTGGTGGAGATACTGATAACTGGGAATGGCCAAGACATACTGCTGACTTCACTGTTTTCAGGGTATATGCAGACGCTGCAGGAAACCCTGCTGAATTCTCTCCAAACAACGTTCCTTTGAAGCCTAAGCATTTCTTACCGGTTTCTCTTAAAGGTGTTAAGCCTGGTGATTTTTCTATGATTTTAGGGTATCCTGGAAGAACCAACCGTTATTTAACATCTTACGGAATCCAGCAAATGGTAAATAAAGATTATCCGGCTTGGGTAGAAGCTTCTAAATTAGCAATGGATGTTATGAAGAAGTACATGGATAAAGATAAAGCAACCCAGCTAAACTACGCTTCTCAATATGCTTCTGTAGCCAACTACTGGAAAAACAGACAAGGAACTATAGATGCCGTTGACAAAAACGGAACAATCTCTGATAAACAAAATATCGAGAAAACATACAGAGTATGGTCTATGCAGGCTGGAAACGAAGAGTATGACGGAGTTTTAGAGGATATAGACGCTTATTACAAGCAAGTTTCCGACAGAAATGTTGAAAGAAACTATGCAACGCAACTTACAAGAAATGCAAAATACATCAGCTTAGCTTTACAGGTAGGAAGTGTACTTAAAGCATATGCTGCTCAGGATATGGCAGGAAGGCTTGCTATGAAAGCAAAAACAGAAGCTGCTCTCAAAGCCGCTTATGAAAACTTCAACCCTTCTTTGGAAGGAGAAATGCTAAGCTCTATGGTAGCTCTTTACCAGGCAAGAGTAACGAATAAAAATGTTGCTTCTGCAACACTTTTAGGATTGGATGCCAAAAACCTTTCTAACGTAGCTTATTCTTCTATTTTTGCTAATAAAACATCAGCAACCAACTTCTTATTGAATCCTGATGCTTTAAAACTTGATGCTGATCAACTTTGGAAAATTGCAAACGGTGTTGTAGCAGACCAAAAGCTGGTAACAGAAAGCTATTCTAAAGTAGATGAGAATTTTGCGAAAAACAATCGTTTATTCTTAGCTGGTCTTATGAAAGCTATGCCAGGAAAAAAATTCTATCCGGATGCTAACTCTACCATGAGATTAACTTATGGAACAGTAGATAAATTACCAATCAGAACAGACAGAAACTATTTCGGAATAACCGATAACTACTATACTGATATGACAGGTTTAGTAGGGAAATACAAAAAAGGAGATGAAGAGTTTGATCTTCCTCAAAGAGTGATCGATCTTTACAACCTAAAAGATTTCGGACAATATGCAGATGCTAAAGGATATATGCCGGTAAACTTCCTTTCAAACAATGATATTACGGGTGGTAACTCTGGTTCCCCTGTAATTGACGGAGACGGAAACCTTATTGGTATTGCTTTTGACGGAAACAGCGAAGCATTAAGCGGCGATATCGTTTTTGAACCGGAATGGCAAAAAACGATCAACGTAGACGTTCGTTTTGTTCTTTGGACAATTGATAAATATGCCGGAGCAAGAAGACTTATTGACGAATTAAAGCTTGTAAGAGACGAAAATACACCTGCAGATACAAAAACAAAAAACTCAGGAACAACGACTCTTCCTACAAAAACTAAGAAAAAATAA
- a CDS encoding META domain-containing protein has translation MKKILFSVLPVLFLGILLNCSSVTKENTQMNTRNYQIQREWMLVSFGHFTKADLVNYKAKIDLTGKLEKGRIRATAFMGCNNISFYSEFKNNGNVNIKGLLSTMKACQNMELENEFQKKFETMTKYKVEGHFLTLSDGKGNIMKFVAADWD, from the coding sequence ATGAAAAAAATATTATTTTCGGTTTTACCTGTTTTATTTTTAGGGATATTGTTGAATTGTTCTTCTGTAACTAAGGAAAATACACAGATGAACACTCGAAATTATCAGATTCAGAGAGAATGGATGTTGGTTTCTTTTGGGCATTTTACTAAAGCTGATTTGGTTAACTACAAAGCTAAAATTGATTTGACCGGAAAACTGGAAAAAGGAAGAATCCGTGCCACGGCATTTATGGGATGTAATAATATATCATTCTATTCTGAGTTTAAAAATAATGGAAATGTAAACATTAAAGGATTACTTTCCACAATGAAAGCTTGTCAGAATATGGAGCTGGAAAACGAATTTCAGAAAAAATTTGAGACCATGACAAAATATAAAGTGGAAGGACATTTTCTGACATTATCTGATGGTAAAGGAAATATCATGAAATTTGTAGCAGCAGATTGGGATTAA
- a CDS encoding T9SS type A sorting domain-containing protein, protein MERTSIQCFFFILLLVPIFLLKAQSAVLATGADATGGNGSVSYSVGQIDYLIKGSNREISEGVQQAYEITSLSTNETPSTEKDILLYPNPFKDYLYLDFTTNNFKGAEYQIFDAQGKLIKTEKIIQSKSEFNFSFLPSAMYIIRINQNGENIRTFKIIKK, encoded by the coding sequence ATGGAAAGAACATCTATTCAATGCTTCTTTTTCATACTTCTTCTTGTTCCCATTTTTCTGCTAAAAGCACAATCGGCAGTTTTGGCTACAGGAGCAGATGCAACAGGAGGCAACGGCTCGGTTTCCTATAGTGTGGGACAAATCGATTATCTCATCAAGGGAAGCAATCGGGAAATTTCTGAAGGCGTACAACAGGCTTATGAAATCACCTCACTTTCAACAAATGAAACCCCATCAACCGAAAAAGACATTTTACTTTATCCCAATCCATTCAAAGATTATCTGTACCTAGATTTTACAACAAACAATTTCAAAGGTGCAGAATACCAGATTTTTGATGCTCAAGGAAAATTGATCAAAACCGAGAAAATTATTCAGTCTAAATCTGAATTTAATTTTTCTTTTCTCCCTTCTGCAATGTATATCATCAGAATTAATCAAAACGGAGAAAATATAAGAACATTCAAAATCATAAAAAAATAA
- a CDS encoding DUF4919 domain-containing protein, giving the protein MKYIFLLYCFLFSVSGFSQKFKIDFKNIEKNSNDPRSPYNYEKLIFKFKGLPKSIDSIEAQHLYYGRNFRDIISTEDESFKSLAEAFKNKDWENSVSLGKVLYYKDPTNLDVLLILLRSYDSKQDVNNFVYHLSQFRLLADAIRNSGDGKTEKTAYNVNSVGDEYILLNMMNIGMDYTRSSKEVKGGMLDIWEKENNKMYTKVLYLRN; this is encoded by the coding sequence ATGAAATATATTTTTCTCCTTTATTGCTTTCTCTTTTCAGTTTCTGGTTTTAGTCAGAAATTCAAGATTGATTTTAAGAATATTGAGAAAAACAGTAATGATCCTAGGTCTCCATATAATTACGAGAAACTTATTTTTAAATTTAAGGGACTCCCAAAATCTATAGATTCCATAGAAGCACAACATCTTTATTATGGAAGAAATTTTAGAGATATTATCTCGACGGAAGATGAAAGCTTTAAAAGTCTTGCTGAAGCCTTTAAAAATAAAGATTGGGAGAACAGTGTCAGCTTAGGAAAAGTGCTTTATTACAAAGACCCCACCAATCTGGATGTGCTTCTGATCCTGCTGCGTTCTTATGATTCAAAACAGGATGTGAACAATTTTGTTTATCATTTAAGCCAGTTCAGATTATTGGCAGATGCAATAAGGAATTCCGGAGACGGGAAAACAGAAAAAACGGCCTACAACGTCAATTCTGTCGGCGATGAATATATTCTTTTGAACATGATGAATATCGGGATGGATTATACAAGAAGCTCAAAAGAGGTGAAAGGCGGAATGCTGGATATCTGGGAGAAAGAAAACAATAAAATGTATACCAAAGTTCTCTATTTGAGAAATTAA
- a CDS encoding LytR/AlgR family response regulator transcription factor, producing the protein MITNIKCMIIDDNELDRLFLFHHLKQYENIEIVVSFNSAEKAIPYLELPIDVLIIEANLKGMNGLEFRKLAHKIPACIFISSNSELAIDAFELDTLDFISKPLKTERFHYSIQKLFDFIKMKEKCECFDALVGENSIKIKEGSNIYQVNITDILYLEALKDYTRIVTSEKKHCILDSLGNLLHKTTFDSFIRIHRSFAVPRHLIRSKNAHEVELTHQIKLPIGRSYKENLAFFHP; encoded by the coding sequence ATGATTACCAATATTAAATGTATGATTATTGATGATAATGAACTGGACAGGCTGTTTCTGTTTCATCATCTGAAACAATATGAAAATATTGAAATTGTAGTCTCTTTTAATTCGGCAGAAAAAGCCATTCCCTATCTTGAGCTCCCTATCGATGTTCTTATCATTGAAGCCAACCTTAAAGGAATGAACGGGCTGGAATTCAGAAAGCTTGCCCACAAAATACCGGCCTGCATTTTCATCAGTTCAAACTCGGAACTTGCCATTGATGCTTTTGAGCTGGACACCTTAGATTTTATCTCCAAACCTCTGAAAACGGAACGCTTTCATTATTCAATACAGAAACTTTTTGATTTTATTAAAATGAAGGAAAAATGTGAATGCTTTGATGCTTTAGTAGGAGAAAACAGCATTAAAATAAAAGAAGGCAGCAATATTTATCAGGTGAATATTACAGACATTCTTTATCTGGAAGCCTTAAAAGATTACACCCGAATTGTCACTTCGGAAAAAAAACACTGCATTCTGGATTCTCTCGGAAATCTGTTACATAAAACCACTTTTGATTCTTTCATCAGAATTCACAGAAGCTTCGCCGTTCCCCGTCATTTAATCCGAAGCAAAAATGCGCATGAAGTGGAACTTACCCATCAGATAAAGCTACCTATTGGCAGGTCTTACAAAGAAAATCTTGCTTTTTTCCATCCTTAG
- a CDS encoding beta strand repeat-containing protein codes for MKKILFLLGIVLGFHIAFAQVPEKMSYQAIIRNATGQVLPNQSIAIKASILQGSPAGAAVYSERLTGNTNTNGLITLEIGSGTVLTGTFNTINWSTGSYYLKTETDLAGGTNYTIIGTSQLLSVPYAMFAKSAGAVSGGSFVIPYVNTFNNAGNLFSITNDGDGTSIEGVNNTTTSNIAAIRGIVSNIAPGGFSSGIRGINNGTGGLGVGVYGSQAGSGWGVYGVTPNGLGVYGNSSANGYGVYANSNTGTGLNATSNTGIPANFSIYNNANNNNVIVANSVGNGTVVNVSTTGSGAGVRSSTGAGFAVHGLTSTLTSAGVVGDNNGGGEAVVGRTTSDIAGAVVGRNDGGGYGVRGFVATNTSGTGIGVYGQVGLSNSTGRAGRFENLNATNTINNTFEVETNGNGNIPDNTQGNAASFLVNNTNSVGAAVRGEVKTIFGNFGAAGIFGKSSGTGGFAGLFHASNTSGNGPALVAITDGNGNAITANASKGGNGVETNIDGSGNALYAWVPSFATGRAGKFNIFNDANTSDVITVTTVGNGIAGNFKVDKTTGTSPAVRGEVNSMFANFGTAGIYGVSSGTGGYAGLFHASNPAGNGPALIAIADGNGNGITANASNGGDGVEATADGTGSAIFAWIPNFGTGRAARFVNYNTANTNPALTVETHSAGSIAIFRSGNPGSVNVARIGNDGRGFFNGGTQNSGADVAEVFDVAGSSSEYEPGDILVISTNSDRTVEKSSKPYSSLVAGVYATKPGVLLTEENIDADLFGKVPMGVIGVIPTKVCLEGGKIKRGDLLVTSSKSGVAMKANLKKVRIGQVLGKALQDYDQNGIGKIKVLVNIK; via the coding sequence ATGAAAAAAATATTATTTCTGCTTGGAATTGTGTTAGGTTTTCATATAGCCTTTGCACAAGTTCCGGAAAAAATGAGCTACCAAGCCATCATTCGAAATGCTACCGGACAGGTTTTACCCAACCAGAGCATCGCCATTAAGGCGAGTATTTTACAAGGTTCTCCTGCGGGAGCTGCCGTTTACTCCGAAAGACTTACCGGAAACACCAACACAAACGGACTGATTACCTTAGAAATAGGATCCGGAACTGTACTTACAGGAACTTTCAATACCATAAACTGGTCAACAGGGAGTTATTATTTAAAAACAGAAACCGATTTAGCAGGTGGAACAAATTACACGATCATAGGAACAAGCCAATTATTAAGCGTTCCATATGCCATGTTTGCAAAATCAGCAGGAGCTGTGAGTGGCGGAAGCTTTGTAATTCCCTATGTGAATACGTTTAATAATGCAGGAAACCTATTCTCAATTACCAATGATGGTGATGGAACCTCAATAGAAGGTGTTAACAATACAACGACTTCAAATATTGCAGCCATAAGAGGTATTGTAAGCAACATAGCTCCCGGAGGATTTTCTTCAGGTATCCGTGGAATCAACAATGGTACAGGAGGATTAGGAGTCGGAGTTTATGGAAGCCAGGCAGGAAGCGGATGGGGTGTTTACGGGGTGACTCCTAACGGATTAGGAGTCTACGGAAATTCAAGCGCCAATGGGTATGGTGTTTATGCCAACAGTAATACAGGAACGGGGCTAAACGCAACCAGCAATACGGGTATTCCGGCCAATTTTTCAATTTACAACAATGCCAACAACAATAATGTAATCGTAGCCAACTCCGTAGGAAACGGAACAGTTGTGAACGTCAGTACGACAGGAAGTGGAGCTGGAGTGAGAAGCTCTACAGGAGCAGGATTCGCCGTTCACGGCCTTACTTCTACCCTAACTTCCGCAGGCGTTGTCGGAGATAACAATGGTGGTGGCGAAGCCGTGGTAGGTAGAACAACAAGTGATATTGCGGGAGCGGTAGTAGGGAGAAATGACGGCGGAGGTTATGGCGTACGAGGTTTTGTCGCCACTAATACTTCAGGTACAGGAATCGGAGTTTACGGACAAGTTGGATTAAGTAACAGCACAGGACGTGCAGGACGTTTTGAAAATTTAAATGCAACCAATACCATTAATAATACCTTTGAAGTAGAAACAAATGGCAATGGGAATATTCCTGACAACACCCAAGGAAACGCAGCTTCTTTTTTAGTAAACAATACCAATAGCGTCGGAGCAGCAGTAAGAGGTGAAGTTAAAACCATTTTCGGGAATTTTGGAGCTGCCGGAATTTTTGGTAAATCTTCCGGAACTGGAGGTTTTGCCGGGTTATTTCACGCTTCCAATACTTCAGGGAACGGACCAGCTTTGGTTGCCATTACTGACGGTAACGGAAATGCCATTACTGCTAACGCCAGCAAAGGAGGAAACGGTGTGGAAACCAATATTGACGGATCCGGAAATGCTCTTTACGCCTGGGTTCCAAGTTTTGCTACCGGACGAGCAGGAAAATTCAATATTTTCAACGATGCCAATACCAGTGATGTAATTACCGTTACCACTGTTGGAAACGGGATTGCCGGAAACTTTAAGGTTGACAAAACCACAGGAACATCTCCTGCTGTAAGAGGCGAAGTGAATTCAATGTTTGCCAATTTCGGAACAGCAGGTATATACGGGGTTTCCTCAGGAACAGGAGGTTATGCAGGATTATTCCATGCCAGTAACCCTGCCGGAAACGGCCCTGCTTTGATTGCAATTGCTGATGGAAACGGAAACGGAATTACCGCCAATGCATCTAATGGAGGTGATGGTGTAGAAGCTACGGCAGACGGAACAGGAAGTGCAATCTTTGCATGGATTCCTAATTTTGGTACAGGCCGTGCTGCAAGATTTGTCAACTACAATACAGCGAATACAAACCCAGCGCTTACTGTAGAAACCCATAGCGCAGGCTCAATCGCTATATTCAGATCCGGAAATCCGGGATCTGTAAATGTTGCCAGAATCGGGAATGACGGACGAGGTTTTTTTAACGGAGGAACTCAAAACAGTGGCGCCGACGTTGCCGAGGTATTTGATGTGGCAGGAAGCTCTTCTGAGTATGAACCCGGTGATATTTTAGTTATTTCCACAAATTCTGACAGAACAGTAGAAAAATCTTCCAAACCTTATTCAAGTCTCGTGGCGGGAGTTTACGCTACAAAACCGGGAGTACTTTTAACCGAAGAAAATATAGATGCAGATCTGTTCGGAAAAGTACCCATGGGAGTAATTGGAGTAATCCCTACAAAAGTATGCCTTGAAGGAGGAAAAATTAAAAGAGGAGATCTTTTGGTAACTTCATCAAAATCCGGAGTAGCGATGAAAGCCAATCTTAAAAAAGTGAGAATAGGACAGGTTCTTGGCAAAGCACTTCAGGATTATGACCAAAACGGCATCGGAAAAATCAAAGTATTGGTAAACATTAAATAA
- the hflX gene encoding GTPase HflX produces MLEKKEHNYEKAVLVGVITQHQDEEKLQEYMDELEFLAYTAGGTVDRRFTQKLTQPDSKTFIGSGKAQEIKEYVKENGIGTVIFDDELSPSQLKNLEREIEVKILDRTNLILDIFAQRAQTSYARTQVELAQYQYLLPRLTRMWTHLERQKGGIGMRGPGETEIETDRRIIRDRITLLKDKLKTIDKQMATQRNNRGKVVRAALVGYTNVGKSTLMNALSKSEVFAENKLFATLDTTVRKVVIGNLPFLLTDTVGFIRKLPTQLVESFKSTLDEVREADLLIHVVDISHESFEDHIESVNQTLMEINAHQKPMIMVFNKIDDFSYEKKDEDDLTPSTKKNISLDEWKNTWMAKSKYPTVFISALTKENFPEMKKMIYDEVMKIHISRFPYNDFLFEYFDNDEEENQP; encoded by the coding sequence ATGTTAGAAAAGAAAGAACATAATTACGAAAAAGCAGTTTTGGTAGGGGTGATAACTCAGCATCAGGATGAAGAAAAACTACAGGAATACATGGATGAGCTGGAGTTTTTGGCCTATACTGCAGGAGGAACGGTAGACAGACGCTTTACTCAAAAATTAACACAACCTGATTCTAAAACCTTCATTGGAAGTGGAAAGGCCCAGGAAATAAAAGAATACGTAAAAGAAAATGGAATAGGAACGGTAATCTTCGATGATGAATTATCTCCCTCACAGCTTAAAAACCTGGAAAGAGAAATTGAGGTCAAAATTTTAGACAGAACCAACCTTATTCTCGATATTTTTGCTCAGAGAGCACAAACTTCCTATGCGAGAACTCAGGTGGAACTTGCACAATATCAATATCTTTTGCCTCGACTGACCAGAATGTGGACTCACTTGGAACGTCAGAAAGGGGGGATCGGAATGAGAGGACCCGGGGAAACGGAAATCGAAACCGACAGACGTATCATTCGTGACAGGATTACCTTATTAAAAGATAAGTTGAAAACGATCGACAAGCAAATGGCGACCCAGCGAAACAATCGCGGAAAGGTTGTGCGTGCGGCTTTGGTAGGCTATACCAATGTCGGAAAATCTACTTTGATGAATGCCTTGTCAAAGTCTGAGGTTTTTGCTGAAAATAAATTGTTTGCAACTCTTGATACTACAGTAAGAAAAGTGGTGATCGGGAATTTGCCGTTTTTGTTAACAGATACAGTAGGATTTATCAGAAAATTACCGACTCAGCTTGTAGAATCATTCAAATCAACATTGGATGAGGTAAGAGAAGCGGATCTGCTGATTCATGTCGTGGATATTTCTCACGAAAGCTTTGAAGATCATATAGAATCTGTAAATCAGACTTTAATGGAGATCAATGCGCATCAGAAACCGATGATCATGGTTTTCAATAAAATTGATGATTTCAGCTATGAGAAAAAAGATGAAGATGATCTTACTCCGTCAACCAAAAAGAATATCTCTCTGGATGAATGGAAAAATACATGGATGGCAAAATCAAAATATCCTACGGTATTTATTTCGGCTTTAACGAAGGAAAACTTCCCGGAAATGAAAAAGATGATCTACGATGAGGTGATGAAAATTCATATCTCAAGATTCCCTTACAACGATTTCCTTTTTGAATATTTTGATAATGATGAGGAAGAAAACCAGCCTTAA
- a CDS encoding cation:proton antiporter yields MELYYSFSALIVLASIFAYLNYRFLKLPSTIGIMVIAIVVSIILVFFGENFLPRTFGHLNNLMNSIDFTEVLMGAMLNFLLFAGGIHININDLKEQLRPVVIFSTAGVVISTFIVGFGMFYLLPLVGLQMPFIYCLVFGALISPTDPVAVLSVLKQANVSKSLETKVAGESLFNDGMAVVVFTVVLQLAVGKEVDLGIENIGLLLMKEAGGGLLLGVLLGWVTSRLMREVDDYIISVLVTLSVVMGGYLIARQMHISGPLTMVAAGLFMGNFNVKFKMKSITQDYLIKFWELIDEILNAVLFLFIGFELLMIKDLKHFMIPGLVAIIVVLIARFISIWGPTKFMSLRTRFNPQTVKVLVWGGIRGGVSIALAMSIPKSEYSEIILSITYCVVVFSIIVQGLTIAKVANPKKIESEEKEQESIALDESH; encoded by the coding sequence GTGGAGTTATATTATTCATTTTCAGCTTTAATCGTTTTAGCATCAATATTTGCATATCTTAATTACAGATTTCTTAAACTCCCAAGTACAATTGGGATCATGGTGATTGCCATTGTGGTGTCTATAATACTGGTATTTTTCGGAGAAAATTTTCTTCCGAGAACATTCGGACATCTTAATAATCTTATGAACAGCATTGACTTCACAGAAGTTCTGATGGGAGCAATGCTTAATTTCCTTCTTTTTGCAGGAGGAATCCATATTAATATAAATGATCTGAAAGAACAGTTGCGGCCTGTTGTGATATTTTCTACGGCAGGAGTGGTGATTTCAACATTTATTGTTGGTTTCGGAATGTTTTATCTGCTGCCTTTGGTAGGATTGCAGATGCCGTTTATCTATTGCCTCGTTTTTGGAGCATTGATTTCTCCTACCGATCCTGTAGCAGTGTTAAGTGTATTAAAACAGGCGAATGTTTCCAAATCCTTAGAAACTAAAGTTGCGGGAGAATCCCTTTTTAATGATGGTATGGCGGTTGTGGTTTTTACCGTTGTATTGCAGTTGGCGGTTGGAAAAGAAGTGGATTTAGGGATTGAAAATATTGGACTTTTATTGATGAAAGAAGCCGGAGGTGGATTGCTCTTAGGTGTTTTGCTGGGTTGGGTAACATCCAGATTAATGAGGGAAGTTGATGATTATATTATTTCCGTTTTGGTGACGCTTTCTGTCGTAATGGGAGGATATCTTATTGCCAGACAAATGCATATTTCAGGGCCTTTAACAATGGTCGCTGCAGGATTATTCATGGGGAATTTTAATGTGAAATTTAAAATGAAGTCCATAACGCAGGATTATCTGATCAAGTTCTGGGAACTTATTGATGAGATATTGAACGCGGTATTGTTCTTATTTATCGGGTTCGAGCTTTTAATGATCAAAGACCTGAAACACTTTATGATTCCTGGATTGGTGGCTATTATCGTTGTTCTGATCGCAAGATTTATTTCCATTTGGGGACCTACGAAATTTATGTCTTTAAGAACCCGGTTCAATCCTCAAACGGTAAAAGTATTGGTTTGGGGCGGAATTCGCGGTGGAGTTTCTATTGCTTTGGCGATGTCTATTCCCAAAAGTGAATACAGCGAAATTATTTTAAGTATCACTTATTGTGTCGTTGTTTTCTCTATTATTGTTCAGGGACTTACGATTGCAAAAGTGGCTAATCCGAAAAAGATAGAGTCTGAAGAGAAAGAACAGGAAAGTATTGCTTTAGATGAGTCTCATTAA